GAAGTATCTCTACTTCTTGTTGCGGCGCTGGTGACGGGTCTTGCGAAGCAACTTGCGGTGCTTCTTCTTGGCCATACGCTTGCGACGCTTCTTGATAACTGAACCCACGAAAGTTCCTTACAAACTAGATGCAGTACCTGCCTGATGGGGAATGTCCGCGGACAAAGCTACGAACTGAACAACTGACAGATTCTTACAATGACGTAAAACGTTCCTTAACAGGGTACCGCTTATCGGGAGCGGCTCAGGACAGGCCCCTTAGGCGGTCTCGGTGTGGCCGTCCACAACAGCACCCTTGAGGTACTGTTCGACGGCGTTTTCGGGGACCCGGTAGGAGCGGCCGAAGCGCACCGCGGGCATTTCGCCGGAGTGAACCAGGCGGTAAACAGTCATTTTGGAGACGCGCATGACCTCAGCTACTTCAGCCACGGTCAGGAACTTCGCGTTGGAGAAGTTCTGTTCTGCCGACATTTCCCTATTTTCCTTTGCTGACGGATGGACAACAGTGACCCCAGGTACGTGCCAATGCGGTGTTCCGATGCTGAGCCATCCACCAACCACCTTAAATAGATACTGTAGATGTTCATGTGGCAGATGTGAAAGTAGTGGCCTCCCCTATTTCACCCCTAATTCTGCTGCCGCCGCTTCCGCCCTGATGCCGCCAGTTGCTCCAGGACAGAAGCGGAGACATCCCAGTCCATGCAGGCGTCGGTGACGCTCTGGCCGTAGACCAGTTCCGCCCGTCCCGCGGCGTACTCATCAACGTCAAGGTTCTGGGCGCCGCCCACCAGGAAGCTTTCCAGCATCACACCGGCCACGGCCCGGGCCGCCGCGCCGCCTTCCTCAAGCTGGGCACCGATTTCCAGCGCCACCTCAGCCTGCCGGTGATGGCTCTTGCCACTGTTGGCGTGGCTCGCGTCAACGATCAGGCGGGGGTTGAGCCCCTTGCCCGCCAGTTCGGTGGAGGCGCGTTCAACGTCGGCCGCTGAGTAGTTGGGTCCCTTCCGGCCGCCCCGGAGGATCACGTGGGTGTCGGGGTTTCCGGCCGTTGCCACCAGCGCGGCCCGGCCTTCGCCGTCGATCCCCAGGAAGGCCTGGGCTGCCGCGGCGGCACCGCAGGCATCGATGGCAACCTGCAGGCCGCCGTCGGTCCCGTTCTTGAAGCCAATGGGCATGGAGAGCCCGGAAGCCAGCTGGCGGTGGATCTGGCTCTCGGTGGTGCGGGCACCGATGGCTCCCCAGGAGATCAGGTCCGCCATGTACTGGGGGCTGATCGGCTCCAGGAATTCAGTGGCGGTGGGCAGGCCCAGCGCGGTGACCTGCTGCAGGAACTGCCTTGCGGTGCGCAGGCCGGTGACCATGTCGTGGCTGCCGTCCAGCCGGGGATCGTTGATCAGGCCCTTCCAGCCCACCGTGGTGCGCGGCTTCTCGAAGTAGGTCCGCATGACGATCAGCAGGTCTTCCTTGTGCTTCTCGGCCTGGCTGACCAGCCGGCGGGCGTACTCCAGCCCTGCCTTGGGGTCGTGGATGGAGCAGGGTCCCACGATGACCAGCAGGCGGTCGTCCACCCCGTCCATGATGGCGCGCACCTCGTCGCGTCCGCGTTCGACGACGGCGGCCTCCCGGTCGCCGAGCGGCAGTTTGGTGAGAAGCGCCGAAGGTGCCGGCAGCGCAGTGAATTCGCTGACGCGCAGGTTGGATGTGGACTTGGTGGCGGGGGCTGCTGCTGTTGCGGTGCTCATGTTCAGGGTCCTGTTCCAGATGGGAAGCGGGCCCGGATTTCAGAACCCGCCGGAGAAACGGCGAAGGGCAGAGAATGATCTCTGCCCTGTTGGCTCTGAAGGAAGTTGGATGCGTGTCAGTTAGACGCGGGCCCCTCCAGAGCCAACGAAAAATACGCATACCAACGGTTAGTCATGGAAGAGACCATAAACCCGGCATATGGCGGCCGCAAAATCGGTTGCGTCACATTCCGTCCCAGGCCTGTTCGCGGCTCCGAACGCACAAGGCAAGGATCCGCGAACAACCCTGGGTTTGCCGCCGCCTACCCCAGGAGCTTGCGCAGGAACTGCAGCTGGCGGATCCAGTGGTGTTCCTGGCCGCCCTCATGGTTGTTGAACCGGTACACCTCAATGTCCTTCACGGCACCGGTGGCCGATGAGGCGTCGGTGCCAGTCGCGTAGGCGTTGTAGCTGGCGAACACCGTGGACGGCGGGCAGATGTCGTCCATTTGCGCAGCCGAGTACAGCGCCGGCACCGTGGCCCAGCGGGCCAGGTTGACGCCGTCGAAATAGTTCAGGACGCTAAGTGCGGCGTCGTAGCGGTCCCGGTGCCGCGCCAGGAACTGGGCGATCTCCGGGTAGGGCCCGCGGGGAGTGATGTCGATGGCGCGGGGAAAGTCCTGCAGGAAGGGGACGTCGGGCAGCGCGGCGATGACGCCGTCGAGCCGTCCCGCAGTGAGCCCCGCCGTGGCCACCACCAGCCCGCCGCCCTGGCTGACACCGGCCAGCACCACTTTTGCAGGATCGACGGCGGGGTGGGCCTGGGCGGCCTCCACCGCGCGGAAGGCGTCCACGTAGACGCGGCGGTAGTAGTAGTCCTCCCGGCTGGTGATGCCCCTGGTCATGAGGCCCGCGTGCGCCACATCCCCGGCGGACGGGTGGGGATCCGCGGTGTCCCCCAGCGTGCCGCCGTACCCCTGGCCCCGGGTGTCCATGATGAAGTGTGCGTACCCGGCCTGCGCCCACCGGGTGTCCTGGTTGGCCAGGCCGCGGCCGCCGGAATAGCCAATGTAGTTCACCACCACCGGCAGCCGGACGCCTGCCTCCCGGTTGGCGGGAAGGTGCAGCCAGCCTTTGACGGGCGCGCCGCCAAAGCCGGAGAAGGTGACGTCGAAGGTATCGATCACCGTGAGGTAGTTATCCACCGGTTCGAAGGTCGCGTCGAGTGGAAAGGTCCGCGCTTCGTCCAGGGTGGCGTCCCAGAAGGCAGCCAGGTCCCCGGGCGGTGTGACATCGGAGGTGTAGCTGCGGAGCGCGGCCAGGGGCAGGTCGAAGAGGGGCATCGTTGTCCTGTTCTGTGTCGGTTGGTCCGCAGGCCCGCGGTGGAGTTCTCTATTTCTACTGCATGGATCGGTGGCGCACGCTGATGAGTGGTTCAAAGCGCCGAAGGCTGGTTCCGGCGGCGATGATTCCGCGCAGGTGCGGCAGCCCGCCGGTGGCGGCCCCGGCAGCACGGGCCTGGACCAGGATGTTGCCCAGGGCGGTGGCTTCGACGGGTCCGGCCACCACCGGGCGCCCGGTGGCGTTGGCTGTGAGCTGGCACAGCAGGGTGTTCTGGGAACCCCCTCCCACCACGTGCACCACGTCCACTTCACGGTTGGCGAGGCGTTCCGCGGCGGTGATGGTCCTGGCGTATCCGGCGGCGAGGCTGTCCATGATGCAGCGGGTGATGGCCGCGGGATCATCGGCCAGGACCTCGCCGGTACGGCGGACCGCCGCGCGGATGCGCCCGGGCATGTTGTCCGGGGCAATGAAGTACGGGTCATCGGCATTGATCTGCGGCCCGCCGGCGGGGAGGGCCGCGGCGGCGGCGAGCAGGGCGGCCAGGTCGGGCTGGTAGCCTTCACCGGCCCAGGTGCGCTGGCATTCGCTCAGCAGCCAGAGGCCGCCGACGTTCCGCAGGTAGCGGATGGTGCCGTCCACGCCGCGCTCGTTGGTGAAGTTCGCCTCGCGGCTGGCCTCGGTGAGGACCGGGTGCTTGAGTTCCAGGCCCACCAGGGACCAGGTGCCGGAGGAGATGTACGCGAAGTTCTCCCCGCTGTCCCCGTCTGCCACAGCGGGGACGGCGGCGACGGCGGAGGCAGTGTCATGCGAGCCGACGGCCACCACGGGGGTTTCGGCAGGAAGCCCCACGGCCGCGGCTATGTCCGGCAGGAGCGTGCCCACCGTGTCGCCGGGCTGGATCAGCGGCGGGAACAGGTCCTTCCGCAGTCCCAGCGCCGCGAAGAATTCGGTGGCCCATTCCCCGGCCACGGCGTCAAACAGGCCCGTGGTGGAGGCGTTGGTGGCCTCGGTCCGCCGCACTCCGGTGAGCAGGAACGCGATCAGGTCCGGGATCAGGAGGGCCTGCAGCCCGACCAAGTTCTTCTCGGTGGCCAGTTGGTAGATCGTGTTGAACTGCAGGAACTGCAGCCCCGTGGTTTGGTACAGCCGCGCCGGGTCCAGCTTGGCGTGGACGGGCGCGACGGCGGTCCTGCTGCGGTCGTCGCGGTAGCTGTACGGCTGCGCCACGAGTTTGCCCGCGCTGTCCACCAGGCCATAGTCCACCGCCCAGGTGTCGATGCCAATGCTGCCGATCTTTTCGCCACGGGCTGCCGCCGCCGCAGCGGCCGCCCGCAGTCCCGCGAGCACCTCCGCGAACAAGGCGTCGAAGTCCCAGCGGAGGCCGCCGTCGCGCTCCACCACGCCGTTGGGGAAGCGGTGGACGGTTTCCAGCGCCACCCCGTCCCGGGACACGCGGCCCAGGATCACGCGTCCCGAGGAAGCACCAATATCGACGGCGGCGAAAACGCCGCCGGTCGGCACGCCCGTGCTCATCGCAGGAAGGCTGCGGCCACTCCGGCGTCCACGGGGATGTGCAGGCCGGTGGTGTGGGACAGTTCGTTGCTGGTGAGGACGGCGGCGGCATTGGCCACGTGCTCGGGCAGGACTTCGCGCTTGAGCAGCGTGCGCTGGGCGTAGTACTCGCCCAGCTTCTCCTCGTCCACGCCGTAGACCGCGGCACGTTTGGCGCCCCAGCCGCCGGCGAAGATCCCGGAGCCGCGGACCACGCCGTCGGGGTTGATGCCGTTGACGCGGATGCCGTGCTCGCCCAGTTCGGCCGCGAGCAGGCGCACCTGGTGGGCCTGGTCTGCCTTGGTGGCGGAGTAGGCGATGTTGTTGGGGCCGGCGAACACGGAGTTCTTGGAGGAGATGTAGATGATGTCCCCGCCCATGCCCTGGGCGATCATGACCTTCGCCGCGGCCTTCGCCACCAGGAAGGAGCCTTTGGCCATGACGTTGTGCTGCAGGTCCCAGTCCTTTTCGGTGGTTTCCAGCAGCGGCTTGGAGATGGACAGGCCGGCGTTGTTGACCACCAGGTCCACGCCGCCGAATGCCAGGACTGCCGCGTCGATGGCTGCGGACACCTGCGCCTCGTCGGTCACGTCCGCCTGGACACCGATGGCGACGTCGGCACCGCCCAGTTCCTCGGCGACCTTTTGTGCGTTCTCCAGGTTCAGGTCGGCAATGACGACGCACGCGCCGTCGGACGCCAACCGGGTGGCGATGGCCTTGCCGATGCCGGACGCCGCACCGGTGACCAGCGCGATGCGGGTGGCGTGGGACTTGGGCTTGGGCATCCGGGCCAGTTTGGCTTCCTCCAGTGCCCAGTACTCGATGCGGAATTTCTCGGATTCCTCGATCGGGGCGTAGGTGGAGATGGCCTCCGCGCCGCGCATGACGTTGATGGCGTTGATGTAGAACTCGCCGGCAACGCGGGCGGTCTGCTTGTTGGCGCCGAAGGAGAACATGCCCACGCCGGGGACCAGCACGATCGCCGGGTCCGCGCCGCGCAGCGCCGGGCTGCCGGCGTCGGCATGGCGGTCGTAGTACGCCTGGTAGTCCTCGCGGTAATCGGCATGCAGCTCGTGCAGCCGTGAGATCGAGTCCTCGATGGAGGCGTCCGCCGGCAGGTCCAGGATCAGCGGCTTGACCTTGGTGCGCAGGAAGTGGTCCGGGCAGGAGGTCCCCAGGCCGCCCAGCCGTGGGTGCTCCGCGGACTCCAGGAAGTCAAGGACGACGGCGTCATCGCTGAAGTGCCCCAGCTGCGGCCTGTCCGTGGAGGCCAGGCCCCGGATCACCGGCGCCAGGGCTGCGGCCTTGGCGCGGCGTTCGGCCTCGGGCAGGGCAGCGTAACCGGGAAGCTTGTGCCCGAAGGGCTCGGCCTTCCCGTTCTCCGCGATGTATTTTTCGGCCTGGTCGATGATCCACAGCGAATTCTGCTCCGCTTCTTCGCTGGTGGTACCCCAGGCGGTGATGCCGTGGCCGCCCAGGATGGTGCCGATGGCCTGCGGGTTGGCGTCCTTGATCGCGGCGATGTCCAGGCCCAGCTGGAACCCGGGACGGCGCCAGGGCACCCAGACCACCTTGTCACCGAAGATCTTGGTGGTCAGCGCCTCGCCGTCCACCGCCGTCGCGATGGCGATGCCGGAGTCCGGGTGCAGGTGGTCAACGTGTGCGGCGTCCACCAGGCCGTGCATCGCCGTATCGATCGATGGCGCAGCCCCGCCTTTGCCGTGCAGGCAGTAATCGAACGCGGCCACCATCTCGTCCTCGCGCTCCACGCCCGGGTAGACATTCTTCAAAGCACTCAAACGGTCCAGCCGCAGCACCGCAAGGTTCCCGGCCTTCAGGGTGCCCAGATCACCGCCGGAACCCTTGACCCACAACAGCTGGACGTCCTCGCCCGTGACGGGGTCCTTTTCGGTGCCCTTGGCGGAGGTGTTGCCGCCGGCGAAGTTGGTGTTCCGCTTGTCCGCCCCAAGGCGGTTGGAACGGGCAATCAGGTCTTCCACAGTCTTGTTCGTCATAGCTGAATCAGGCGCCCCATCCGGCTTGCTGGCCGCCCACGCGGTCCTCGTTGATCTGTTTCTGGTAACCGCTGGCCTTGAAGGCGGCCATCGGGTCCGCGGGCAGGCCGCGGGATTCACGCCACCCGGCCAGGATGGGCCGGACGTCCGTGTAGAAGGCATCGTTGAAGATGCCGTTGGCGGCCAGGACATCGCCGGCTCGCTGCGCTTCACCCAGCGCCGCGGTGTCCACCAGCAGGGCACGCAGCGTCATTTCCTGGACATTGAGTACGGAGCGGATCTGGCCGGGGATCTTCTCTTCCAGGTTGTGGCACTGGTCCAGCATCAGCGCCACGCCGGAGTCCTTGCCGTACCCGCCGCCCCGGATCACTTCGTGCATGATGCGGAACAGCTGGAACGGGTCGGCGGCACCCACGATCAGGTCGTCGTCGGCGTAGAAGCGGGAGTTGAAGTCGAAGGAACCCAGCTTGCCCAGGCGCAGCAGCTGCATGACGATGAACTCGATGTTGGTGCCAGGGGCATGGTGGCCGGTGTCCAGGCAGACGAATGCCTTCTCCCCCAGGGCCAGGGTCTGGGCGTAGGAAGTGCCCCAGTCCGGCACATCGGTGTGATAGAACGCCGGCTCAAAGAACTTGTACTCCAGCACCAGGCGCTGCCCATCCCCCAGGGCCGCATAGATCTCCTGCAGCGACTCGGACAGCCGGTCCTGGCGGCCGCGGATGTCATCCTGGCCCGGGTAGTTGGTGCCGTCCGCCAGCCAGATCTTGAGGTCCTGCGAACCCGTGGCGTGCATGATGTCGATGCACTCGAGGTGGTGGTCGATGGCCCGGCGCCGGACGGCCAGGTTGGAAGAGGTGAGTGACCCGAACTTGTACTCGTCGTCCTGGAAGGTGTTGGAGTTGATGGTGCCCAGCCCCACGCCCAGGCCGGCCGCGTACTCCTTCAGGGCGGAGTAGTCGTCCACCTTGTCCCACGGGATGTGCAGTGCCACGGTGGGGGCCAGGCCGGTCAGCTCGTGGACCTTGGCGGCATCCGCCAGCTTTTCCTGGACTGTTCGCGGCGTGCCGGGAGTGCCGAACACCTTGAACCGCGTACCTGAATTTCCATAAGCCCACGAAGGGACCTCGATGGCAAGCTCCCCGAGCCTGCCCAGCGCCGTTGCTACGTCGTTCATGTTGGTTCTTTCCGGTGTTGAGCGTCTGTCTGATGCGTTTGGTTGGTGCCCCGCTGCTGGAGCCTGCGTGCCGGCTGTTGCCTGCTGTTCCGGTGCCCCGGTGGTCCTGCGTCCTGCGTCCGGTCCTGCCCGTCAGCCTTCGGGGTGCTGCGCCGCCAGCTGGCTGTCCAGGTTGAAGACTTCCTCCAGCACCTGGAACCCTTCGTCGGGAGCCTGGCCGGAGTCCTCGAAAAGGGTTGCCATCTCAGCCTGCCAGCGGGCGTTCACGTCCGTCAGGGCCATGCGGGCACGGACGGCGTCAAAGTCGTCGCACTCCACGTACCCCACCAGGAGTCCGTCTCCACCCAGGAACAGGGAGTAGTTGTGCCAGCCCGCCTCCTTGAGTGCGTTCAGCATTTCCGGCCACACTGCGGCATGCCGGCGCCGGTATTCATCAATCAGCGCCGGCTGGACCGAGGAACGGAAACACACCCTCATGTGGACACCCTTTCAAACTTCCCGAAGTTTTGAATCGTTTCATTGGTACGATTCAAAGTACTCTTGGATTTGAGCAGGTGTCAAGCAATGGCAAAAACTTTTGATTTCCCGCGCGGAAGCTCCCGCGGCGGGAATGTCGGCACGGAGAATCGATGAACCGCACAGCCAGTATCAAGGACGTGGCCACCCACGCGGGCGTGGCCGTGGGGACGGTATCCAATGTCCTCAACTATCCCGACCGGGTGTCCGACCGGACCAGGGAACGAGTCCTGCGCTCCATCGACGAACTGGGATTTGTCCGCAACGATGCCGCCCGCCAACTCCGCGTTGGCCACAGCCGCACCATCGGACTCATTGTCCTGGACGTCGGCAACCCGTTCTTCACCTCCGTGGTCCGCGCGGCGGAGGACGCCGCAGCGCTGCAGGGAAGCGCCGTCCTGCTGGGCGACAGCGGCCACAACGCCGGCCGGGAGGCGAACTACATCGACCTCTTCCAGGAGCAGCGCGTGCAGGGCCTGCTCATCTCGCCGGTAGGCGATGTAACGGAAAGGCTGGACCTCCTCCGCGAGCGCGGCGTGCCAACGGTCCTGGTGGACCGGCTGGCTGACGAGTCCAAGTTCAGCTCGGTTGCCGTGGATGACGACGCCGGCGGGTACCTGGCTGCCCGGCACCTGCTGGACACTGGCCGCCGTCGGCTGGCTTTCGTTGGCGGCCCTACGTCCATCCGGCAGGTCGCGGACCGGCTCCAGGGGGCCCAGCGGGCCGTGAAGGAGGAGCCGGATGCCAGCCTCGAGGTGCTGGATTCGGAAGGGCAGACCGTCCTGGCTGGGCGCAGCGTGGGCGACATGCTGGTGGAGCGTGGGCGGGCTGAACTGCCCGAGGGGATTTTCTGCGCCAACGACCTCCTGGCCTTGGGCGTCATGCAGTCGCTCACCATGACGCATACGTTCCGGATCCCCGAGGACGTGGCGTTGATTGGCTATGACGACATCGACTTTGCCGTCTCCGCGGTGGTTCCCCTGTCCTCCATCCGCCAGCCCACCCAGCTGCTGGGCCGGACGGCCATCGAACTGCTGTCCGAAGAGGTGGAGTCCCAGAATCCCGTCCACCGGTCTGTTGTGTTCACGCCGGAGCTGGTGGTCCGCCAGAGCACGGCCGCGCCGGCCGCCGGCTGATCAGCCGGGCGCTCTATTTTCCCGTCTGCTGGAGCCACTTCATGGATTCGTCCCGGGACGTGAAGAAGCGGGTGGGGCAGGGCGGATTGTGGACGCCGAGGAAGAAGTTGGCGATGATCCGGTCCACGGGGCTCGACCCAAGCAGGGCAATGCGGTTGGCGGCGCACGGGATGGAGAACACTGAGCGCGCCTGGATGCTGACGTTTTCCGTGGTGGCCATGTCCACCAGCATCGGATAATTGCCGTCCCCTGCTATGCGGTTCACCGCAGCCATCGCCGCCTGCGCATCCTCGACTTCTATCCGGACTTTGGGCTCCCACATAAGGTGGATGACGCCGTCCGCGCTCAGTTCCACGGTTCCCTTGCCGCCGTCGACCATTACGGGCTCCATACCCCGCCTCCCTCCAGTGGGCAGTTCCTCAACCCCTCTATCTTGCACCAGCACCGGAGCGCCCAGCCCCCGGCCGGCCGCTCTTCCACCTCACGTCCCGCCCACGGCCAGCTTGACTCATCAGCATACTTACTAATACGTTGGTCGATGTGCCCGTGGCCTGGATCACGTTCCAACGCCGCGCGTCGCGGCCCGCGAGGGCTGCATCTGAAATGCACTGCATTTGAAATAAACAGTTCCGCCGGGGTTCTCCATGGGGGCGGAATCCCGGGGGATTCATTGCGCCGCAACCCGGCGCTGAAAGGATTTACCGAAAATGCGAACCAAGGTCTCAGCCTCAGTCACCGCCATTGCCCTCTCCGGCGCCATGCTCTTCGGCATGGCAGGCCCGGCGACGGCAGCAGCACCCGCGGCTCCTTCTGCCGCGTCCCAGTCACCACAAGCAGCCAACGTCACTGGAACCATCAACCAGACCATTGACGGCGTGGGCACCTTCGTCGGCTCGTTTACGCCGTCCAATTTCAGCGTCCAGGACGGCCAACTGACCGTCACCGGTTTGGTGCAGGGCACCCTCACCGATCTTGCCGGCGTGGCCACTCCGGTGAGCCAGACCGTGACCACCACGGCCGCTGCGGCCCCAACCACCAACGCCGCGACGGCCGCAGGAGGCGGTTGCGACGTCGTGAACCTGGTCCTCGGGCCGCTGCACCTGGACGTCCTGGGGCTCAATGTCGACCTGAACCAGGTTGTCCTGGACATTGTTGCGCAGTCGAGGGCGGGCAAACTTGTCGGCAACCTTCTGTGCGCGGTCACCGGGCTCCTTGACGGCGGCAATGGCCTCAGCGGCCTGGCGAACCTGCTCAACCGGCTGCTGGGGCTCTAGTTTCCCGGTAGTTCAACAAGCGGCTATTGCAGCGACACGATGGGCGGCCCTCCGGGGCCGCCCATCTTCTCTTTGGTGCTGCAGCTTCGTGACCACCAGGTTGCGGTAGGCCGCCCGGAGCGGGGCCATCTGCCGGAAACCAATCCGGCCGCCACCGAGCACCTTCGACGACGGATCCTGCCATTCGAAGAGCAGCAGCCCATTGATGGAAAACGCTGCCAGGGGCCCGTCCTTCACCAGTTCCAGGCGGTAGTAGTCCGTGGCGTCCTCCGCGGGCGGCAACGGGTCCGCGCCCTGCGCCACCAGCTCGAAGCCCGCACTCTTGCGCAGGTTGCAGGTGCGGAACGCCCGCTCAGACGGGTATTTGTGCCGGAAGTAGGAGACGTGCAGGGCGTCGATGTCGCCCGAGTGGTACTGCGGGTAGTGGCCAGTCCTGGGCGCGAGCGCCGGGCTGAAGAGATCCTGCCCGCCGTGCCCGGTGGCTGCGAAGAACACCATGGCCAGGCCCGGCTCCGCGAGCGGCATGAACTCCCAGCTGATCCGGATGCCGTCCGGGAATTCCACCGGGCACCACAACGTCCAGTGCGCGTGGTCGCCGAACTCCTGGTCGTCCAGCGCGCCGGACAGCTCCAGGGCACCCTCGTGGCTGCCGTGGCGCAACGGTCCTTCCGCTACCCATCCAGCCACATCCCCGGGCCCAGCCAGCGGGTTGCTGTAGAGGACCCGCTCCTTGACCGCTGCGGCCCCCATTAGGCGCGTCCCGCCGTCGTACTCATTGCCTTGGTACTGGTAGCTCCGCGATGCCAGTAGCCCGTACCCCAGCCCGCGCAGCTGCCGGGCCACCTCCCCGGCCACCAGCGAGGCACCGTGCTGCGAGAAATGCGTATCGTCGGCCAGGCCATCGGGCCAATATGCGTGCTCGCCCGGCGCGAAGTGGCAGAAGAGCTCCCTGGATCCTTCCCGGCCCAGCCGGAGATAAAGGTGCCGGGTCCACGCGTTGAGGTCCACCACGGGGACCCCGAGCTCCTGGCCCAGTTCGCGGACCACCTCCGGATAGTCGTCCAGGCTCTCTTCGAGGACGTACGACGACGGCCCCTCCCCCGGGTGCCCGCCGCCCAGGAAGTGCCGGCGCTCCACGGAGGTGCACAGCACCGCCGCCGCGCCCCGGGCGCGCACCTCCCCCACCATGGCTCGCAGGTTGGCCGCGTAGCCGGTGCGGGCGGCCAGGTGCGGCCTCTTCTGGTCGTTGTGGCCGAACTGGATGAGCACGGCGTCGCCCGGGCCTGCTGCGGTGAGCAGCTCCTCCCAGAGCCCCTCCGTGCGGAACGATTCGGTGTCGGCGCCGCCCTTGGCGAAGTTGTGCACCGTTCCCCACGTGAAGGTGAGGGGTGCCAGCTGCGCTCCCCAACCGCTCATGGGGAACTCGTGCGTGGGACAGTTGGCAACGGTGGAGTC
This region of Arthrobacter sp. DNA4 genomic DNA includes:
- a CDS encoding 30S ribosomal protein bS22 → MGSVIKKRRKRMAKKKHRKLLRKTRHQRRNKK
- a CDS encoding STAS/SEC14 domain-containing protein, translating into MEPVMVDGGKGTVELSADGVIHLMWEPKVRIEVEDAQAAMAAVNRIAGDGNYPMLVDMATTENVSIQARSVFSIPCAANRIALLGSSPVDRIIANFFLGVHNPPCPTRFFTSRDESMKWLQQTGK
- a CDS encoding LacI family DNA-binding transcriptional regulator, coding for MNRTASIKDVATHAGVAVGTVSNVLNYPDRVSDRTRERVLRSIDELGFVRNDAARQLRVGHSRTIGLIVLDVGNPFFTSVVRAAEDAAALQGSAVLLGDSGHNAGREANYIDLFQEQRVQGLLISPVGDVTERLDLLRERGVPTVLVDRLADESKFSSVAVDDDAGGYLAARHLLDTGRRRLAFVGGPTSIRQVADRLQGAQRAVKEEPDASLEVLDSEGQTVLAGRSVGDMLVERGRAELPEGIFCANDLLALGVMQSLTMTHTFRIPEDVALIGYDDIDFAVSAVVPLSSIRQPTQLLGRTAIELLSEEVESQNPVHRSVVFTPELVVRQSTAAPAAG
- a CDS encoding L-rhamnose mutarotase gives rise to the protein MRVCFRSSVQPALIDEYRRRHAAVWPEMLNALKEAGWHNYSLFLGGDGLLVGYVECDDFDAVRARMALTDVNARWQAEMATLFEDSGQAPDEGFQVLEEVFNLDSQLAAQHPEG
- a CDS encoding helix-turn-helix domain-containing protein codes for the protein MSAEQNFSNAKFLTVAEVAEVMRVSKMTVYRLVHSGEMPAVRFGRSYRVPENAVEQYLKGAVVDGHTETA
- the rhaI gene encoding L-rhamnose isomerase, producing the protein MNDVATALGRLGELAIEVPSWAYGNSGTRFKVFGTPGTPRTVQEKLADAAKVHELTGLAPTVALHIPWDKVDDYSALKEYAAGLGVGLGTINSNTFQDDEYKFGSLTSSNLAVRRRAIDHHLECIDIMHATGSQDLKIWLADGTNYPGQDDIRGRQDRLSESLQEIYAALGDGQRLVLEYKFFEPAFYHTDVPDWGTSYAQTLALGEKAFVCLDTGHHAPGTNIEFIVMQLLRLGKLGSFDFNSRFYADDDLIVGAADPFQLFRIMHEVIRGGGYGKDSGVALMLDQCHNLEEKIPGQIRSVLNVQEMTLRALLVDTAALGEAQRAGDVLAANGIFNDAFYTDVRPILAGWRESRGLPADPMAAFKASGYQKQINEDRVGGQQAGWGA
- a CDS encoding rhamnulokinase family protein; the encoded protein is MSTGVPTGGVFAAVDIGASSGRVILGRVSRDGVALETVHRFPNGVVERDGGLRWDFDALFAEVLAGLRAAAAAAAARGEKIGSIGIDTWAVDYGLVDSAGKLVAQPYSYRDDRSRTAVAPVHAKLDPARLYQTTGLQFLQFNTIYQLATEKNLVGLQALLIPDLIAFLLTGVRRTEATNASTTGLFDAVAGEWATEFFAALGLRKDLFPPLIQPGDTVGTLLPDIAAAVGLPAETPVVAVGSHDTASAVAAVPAVADGDSGENFAYISSGTWSLVGLELKHPVLTEASREANFTNERGVDGTIRYLRNVGGLWLLSECQRTWAGEGYQPDLAALLAAAAALPAGGPQINADDPYFIAPDNMPGRIRAAVRRTGEVLADDPAAITRCIMDSLAAGYARTITAAERLANREVDVVHVVGGGSQNTLLCQLTANATGRPVVAGPVEATALGNILVQARAAGAATGGLPHLRGIIAAGTSLRRFEPLISVRHRSMQ
- a CDS encoding 3-deoxy-7-phosphoheptulonate synthase, which codes for MSTATAAAPATKSTSNLRVSEFTALPAPSALLTKLPLGDREAAVVERGRDEVRAIMDGVDDRLLVIVGPCSIHDPKAGLEYARRLVSQAEKHKEDLLIVMRTYFEKPRTTVGWKGLINDPRLDGSHDMVTGLRTARQFLQQVTALGLPTATEFLEPISPQYMADLISWGAIGARTTESQIHRQLASGLSMPIGFKNGTDGGLQVAIDACGAAAAAQAFLGIDGEGRAALVATAGNPDTHVILRGGRKGPNYSAADVERASTELAGKGLNPRLIVDASHANSGKSHHRQAEVALEIGAQLEEGGAAARAVAGVMLESFLVGGAQNLDVDEYAAGRAELVYGQSVTDACMDWDVSASVLEQLAASGRKRRQQN
- a CDS encoding bifunctional aldolase/short-chain dehydrogenase; the encoded protein is MTNKTVEDLIARSNRLGADKRNTNFAGGNTSAKGTEKDPVTGEDVQLLWVKGSGGDLGTLKAGNLAVLRLDRLSALKNVYPGVEREDEMVAAFDYCLHGKGGAAPSIDTAMHGLVDAAHVDHLHPDSGIAIATAVDGEALTTKIFGDKVVWVPWRRPGFQLGLDIAAIKDANPQAIGTILGGHGITAWGTTSEEAEQNSLWIIDQAEKYIAENGKAEPFGHKLPGYAALPEAERRAKAAALAPVIRGLASTDRPQLGHFSDDAVVLDFLESAEHPRLGGLGTSCPDHFLRTKVKPLILDLPADASIEDSISRLHELHADYREDYQAYYDRHADAGSPALRGADPAIVLVPGVGMFSFGANKQTARVAGEFYINAINVMRGAEAISTYAPIEESEKFRIEYWALEEAKLARMPKPKSHATRIALVTGAASGIGKAIATRLASDGACVVIADLNLENAQKVAEELGGADVAIGVQADVTDEAQVSAAIDAAVLAFGGVDLVVNNAGLSISKPLLETTEKDWDLQHNVMAKGSFLVAKAAAKVMIAQGMGGDIIYISSKNSVFAGPNNIAYSATKADQAHQVRLLAAELGEHGIRVNGINPDGVVRGSGIFAGGWGAKRAAVYGVDEEKLGEYYAQRTLLKREVLPEHVANAAAVLTSNELSHTTGLHIPVDAGVAAAFLR
- a CDS encoding ABC transporter substrate-binding protein, whose product is MRTKVSASVTAIALSGAMLFGMAGPATAAAPAAPSAASQSPQAANVTGTINQTIDGVGTFVGSFTPSNFSVQDGQLTVTGLVQGTLTDLAGVATPVSQTVTTTAAAAPTTNAATAAGGGCDVVNLVLGPLHLDVLGLNVDLNQVVLDIVAQSRAGKLVGNLLCAVTGLLDGGNGLSGLANLLNRLLGL
- a CDS encoding acetylxylan esterase — encoded protein: MPLFDLPLAALRSYTSDVTPPGDLAAFWDATLDEARTFPLDATFEPVDNYLTVIDTFDVTFSGFGGAPVKGWLHLPANREAGVRLPVVVNYIGYSGGRGLANQDTRWAQAGYAHFIMDTRGQGYGGTLGDTADPHPSAGDVAHAGLMTRGITSREDYYYRRVYVDAFRAVEAAQAHPAVDPAKVVLAGVSQGGGLVVATAGLTAGRLDGVIAALPDVPFLQDFPRAIDITPRGPYPEIAQFLARHRDRYDAALSVLNYFDGVNLARWATVPALYSAAQMDDICPPSTVFASYNAYATGTDASSATGAVKDIEVYRFNNHEGGQEHHWIRQLQFLRKLLG